Proteins from a genomic interval of Longimicrobiales bacterium:
- a CDS encoding ribonuclease HII, with protein sequence MPAARGPRRKPRAKTAAGRKRAETWRLKKLLEVESALWDDGFEYIAGVDEAGRGPLAGPVMAAAVIMPRGVTIRGVDDCKRLTAEARERLFLEIREKALCYGVGAASPREIDRINILRASHLAMRRALARLRVPPQHILVDGLPIPELGSNHTAIVDGDAKVHAIACASVLAKVVRDRVMSLLAGRYPGYGWDSNVGYATLQHRCAIVELGLTPHHRRSFEWNTQIVMELE encoded by the coding sequence GTGCCCGCAGCCCGGGGCCCACGGCGGAAGCCGCGAGCGAAGACCGCGGCAGGTCGCAAGCGCGCGGAGACCTGGCGGCTGAAGAAGCTGCTGGAAGTCGAGAGCGCGCTGTGGGACGACGGCTTCGAGTACATCGCGGGGGTCGACGAGGCGGGCCGCGGCCCGCTCGCGGGGCCGGTCATGGCCGCGGCGGTGATCATGCCGCGTGGCGTTACGATCCGCGGCGTCGACGATTGCAAGCGCCTGACGGCTGAAGCGCGCGAGCGCCTTTTCCTGGAGATCCGGGAGAAGGCGCTTTGCTATGGGGTCGGTGCTGCGAGCCCCCGCGAGATCGACCGCATCAACATCCTCCGGGCGAGCCATCTCGCGATGCGCCGCGCCCTCGCGCGCCTGCGCGTACCTCCCCAGCACATTCTGGTCGACGGGCTGCCCATCCCGGAGCTGGGATCCAACCACACGGCCATTGTCGATGGTGACGCGAAGGTGCACGCGATCGCGTGCGCGTCCGTGCTCGCCAAGGTCGTGCGGGATCGCGTGATGTCGCTGCTGGCGGGCCGGTATCCCGGTTATGGCTGGGATTCGAACGTCGGGTATGCGACGCTGCAGCATCGCTGCGCGATCGTGGAGCTCGGCCTGACGCCGCACCATCGGCGCTCGTTCGAGTGGAATACGCAGATTGTGATGGAGCTCGAATAG
- the rplS gene encoding 50S ribosomal protein L19: MDVMQEVTRQQMRDDLPAFNPGDTIRVNVRVREGDKERLQAFEGVCIARKGGGVSETFTVRKISGGIGVERVFPLHSPSVESIKLVRQGRVRRAKLYYLRALRGKKARIREKTQQG; encoded by the coding sequence ATGGATGTGATGCAGGAAGTCACCAGGCAGCAGATGCGCGATGATCTGCCCGCGTTCAACCCGGGCGACACGATCCGCGTGAACGTGCGTGTGCGCGAGGGTGACAAGGAGCGCCTCCAGGCGTTCGAGGGCGTCTGCATCGCCCGCAAGGGTGGCGGTGTCAGCGAGACGTTCACCGTGCGCAAGATCTCGGGCGGAATCGGTGTCGAGCGTGTGTTCCCGCTCCACTCGCCCTCGGTCGAGTCGATCAAGCTGGTGCGCCAGGGCCGTGTGCGTCGCGCGAAGCTGTACTACCTGCGTGCGCTGCGCGGCAAGAAGGCGCGCATCCGCGAGAAGACCCAGCAGGGCTGA